A window of Candidatus Lokiarchaeota archaeon contains these coding sequences:
- a CDS encoding MBL fold metallo-hydrolase — MTRKEEAIKWENDDIRVLVPYSAAGISTSIAIESKKQQDILVIDAGDGTLRDLFEIYGQSIVDRLVAMAITHGHFDHMGGLHSILGFLRMLERTEPIDILAPYDSIEVKGCVDTFKNCYSSTTDFDIRLQELRPNAEFTTDLFTAKAFEVEHFGKESQPPGSLMPSFAYRLQIHGTTIAYSGDTKICDGVRNAIDGADLALVEATRKEEPERDFRVHLSKDEAVSLGQLAKEYVLIHQLPHDSK, encoded by the coding sequence ATGACACGTAAAGAAGAGGCTATCAAATGGGAAAATGATGATATACGAGTTCTTGTGCCCTATTCAGCAGCGGGTATCAGTACATCGATCGCCATTGAATCGAAAAAGCAACAAGATATTTTGGTAATTGACGCTGGAGATGGTACTCTGAGAGACCTTTTTGAAATCTATGGGCAGTCAATAGTTGATAGGCTAGTAGCAATGGCCATAACCCATGGCCACTTCGATCATATGGGGGGATTACATAGCATACTCGGCTTTCTTAGAATGCTTGAAAGAACCGAGCCTATTGATATTTTAGCACCTTATGATTCGATTGAAGTCAAAGGTTGTGTTGATACCTTCAAGAACTGTTATTCTTCCACAACCGACTTTGATATTCGATTACAGGAATTGCGGCCAAATGCTGAATTTACTACGGACCTCTTCACTGCAAAGGCTTTCGAAGTAGAACATTTTGGGAAGGAATCACAACCACCTGGATCATTGATGCCTAGCTTCGCATACAGGCTTCAAATTCACGGTACTACTATAGCCTATAGCGGTGATACAAAGATATGTGATGGCGTGCGAAATGCAATTGACGGAGCTGATTTGGCACTTGTTGAAGCAACGCGAAAAGAAGAACCTGAGCGCGATTTTAGGGTCCACCTTTCAAAAGATGAAGCTGTTTCATTGGGTCAGCTAGCCAAAGAATATGTTTTGATCCATCAATTACCCCATGACAGTAAGTAG
- a CDS encoding DUF47 family protein: protein MGTFSRIFGVGKKDLQEKADEIILDLSKALQSASAKLCVASRSWGYGDIETLLEIRHEIIVIERESDQMRDRLVENIFSKRAYLPQQTQERHTLTNLMDNIVDAAEEAIRIMAICKDIEPPSEIRDIAEKCWKTTDILQDAIKYLFEDFEKSVKYSHEVSKVREKARDIKFEFLGHLLSDTERNPTELQYLRIVARAVLEVAITAEKCADFIRALAVKYS, encoded by the coding sequence ATGGGAACATTCTCAAGAATATTCGGTGTAGGAAAAAAGGATCTTCAGGAAAAAGCAGACGAAATAATCTTGGATTTGAGTAAAGCTCTACAAAGCGCCAGTGCAAAGCTTTGCGTTGCCTCTAGGTCCTGGGGTTACGGAGACATCGAGACCTTGCTCGAAATTAGACATGAAATCATCGTAATCGAGCGAGAAAGTGATCAGATGCGAGACCGGCTTGTTGAAAACATCTTTTCGAAGCGTGCATATCTACCTCAGCAAACCCAAGAAAGACACACACTAACTAACCTCATGGATAATATCGTCGATGCGGCAGAAGAAGCCATCCGGATAATGGCCATATGTAAGGACATCGAACCGCCCTCAGAAATTAGAGATATTGCGGAGAAATGTTGGAAAACGACAGATATCCTTCAAGACGCCATCAAGTACCTCTTTGAAGATTTTGAGAAATCGGTCAAATACTCCCATGAAGTTTCTAAAGTGCGGGAAAAAGCAAGGGACATCAAATTCGAATTCCTTGGCCATCTGTTATCAGATACGGAACGAAATCCTACTGAGCTTCAGTATCTACGTATTGTTGCAAGAGCCGTTCTCGAAGTGGCGATAACTGCAGAGAAATGTGCTGATTTCATTCGTGCCCTCGCTGTCAAATACTCGTAG
- a CDS encoding alanine--tRNA ligase, whose amino-acid sequence MRVDELRNKYLEFFKEKDHAIIGSASLMPEHDPTVLFTTAGMHPLVPYLLGQKHPMGTRLANCQKCIRTTDIEEVGDTTHLTFFEMLGNWSLGDYWKEEAIRWSYEFLTSNDWLGFDSEKLYVTLFEGDENAPRDEESAEIWREIGVPKERIYYLPKEDNWWGPAGKTGPCGPCSEMFIEVEEIPKCGPECKPGCNCGHFVEVWNDVFMEYSKTEGGKYEVLDQKNIDTGMGLERTAAMLQGKQTVYEIENMAPLVEKIKSMSEKEEFSDEDIRRIRIISDHIKAAVMIMGDDRKIIPSNKEHGYVVRRLIRRSIQHAGKLGISQDFTKKLAKLVIDIYKEPYDEVERNKDFIMKNLEREEKKFSKTLRRALKKFNRILENTGTITGEDAALLYQSFGLPIEMTKELAAEEGIDIDMETFREEQKEHKEVSKAGAEEKFKGGLADHSEETTKLHTATHLLQAALRKVLGDKVKQNGSNITAERLRFDFTFPRKLTDEELKEVEQLVNEQIEKDRDVKHEFMPYHEAVEQGALAFFKESYGDRVSVYSVGDFSKELCGGPHVDTTGELGHFRISKQESIGAGLVRIYAFLQDKD is encoded by the coding sequence TTGCGCGTAGATGAGTTGCGGAACAAGTATCTTGAGTTCTTCAAAGAGAAAGACCATGCCATCATAGGATCTGCTTCACTTATGCCTGAACATGATCCTACCGTTTTATTCACAACAGCAGGTATGCATCCGCTCGTACCCTATCTGTTGGGACAAAAGCATCCGATGGGAACACGACTTGCGAATTGCCAGAAATGTATCAGAACCACCGATATCGAAGAAGTGGGTGATACAACACATCTCACCTTTTTCGAGATGCTTGGTAACTGGAGCCTAGGTGATTACTGGAAAGAAGAAGCGATTCGATGGAGCTACGAGTTTCTCACATCAAATGACTGGCTGGGATTCGATTCAGAGAAGCTCTACGTGACCCTGTTTGAGGGAGACGAAAACGCCCCAAGGGATGAAGAGTCCGCAGAAATCTGGAGAGAAATTGGTGTACCAAAAGAACGCATCTATTATCTGCCAAAAGAAGACAATTGGTGGGGGCCAGCAGGAAAGACGGGGCCATGCGGACCCTGTAGTGAGATGTTCATCGAAGTAGAAGAGATTCCGAAATGTGGTCCGGAATGTAAACCGGGATGCAACTGCGGCCATTTCGTAGAAGTGTGGAACGATGTATTCATGGAATATAGCAAGACTGAGGGTGGCAAATATGAAGTCCTTGACCAGAAAAACATCGACACAGGAATGGGGCTTGAAAGAACAGCCGCTATGCTTCAAGGAAAGCAAACAGTATACGAAATTGAGAATATGGCTCCACTTGTTGAGAAAATCAAATCAATGAGCGAAAAGGAAGAATTCTCAGACGAAGACATCCGTAGAATAAGAATCATCTCTGATCACATCAAAGCAGCCGTCATGATTATGGGAGATGACCGCAAAATCATCCCGTCAAACAAAGAGCATGGATATGTTGTGCGACGACTTATACGACGTAGTATACAGCATGCGGGCAAACTGGGGATATCACAGGATTTCACCAAGAAGCTTGCAAAGCTTGTAATCGATATTTACAAGGAGCCATATGATGAGGTGGAACGAAATAAGGACTTCATCATGAAGAATCTTGAACGAGAAGAGAAGAAATTCAGCAAGACGCTTCGCCGTGCGCTCAAGAAGTTCAATCGCATTTTGGAGAATACAGGCACCATAACTGGAGAAGACGCGGCACTGCTGTACCAGAGCTTTGGGCTCCCAATCGAAATGACGAAGGAACTGGCTGCTGAGGAAGGTATTGATATAGACATGGAAACATTCCGTGAGGAACAGAAAGAGCACAAGGAAGTATCGAAAGCAGGTGCCGAAGAGAAATTCAAGGGCGGTTTGGCTGACCATAGTGAGGAGACAACGAAACTCCATACCGCAACACATCTTTTACAGGCAGCACTAAGGAAAGTATTGGGTGACAAAGTAAAGCAGAATGGCAGCAATATCACCGCAGAGCGGCTGAGATTCGATTTCACCTTCCCCCGGAAGCTTACGGATGAAGAACTGAAAGAAGTTGAACAACTGGTCAATGAACAGATTGAGAAGGATAGGGACGTGAAACACGAATTCATGCCGTATCATGAGGCCGTTGAACAGGGAGCCTTAGCCTTCTTCAAGGAAAGCTATGGGGACAGAGTATCTGTTTATTCTGTAGGAGACTTTAGCAAGGAGCTTTGCGGCGGACCTCATGTAGATACAACCGGAGAATTAGGGCACTTCAGGATATCAAAACAGGAGAGCATCGGTGCAGGTCTTGTTAGAATCTATGCATTCCTACAGGATAAGGACTAA